The stretch of DNA GCCTGCGGGGTCGTCTTTGGCGGCGGCCGCAGGGTCGGGGCGGCCAGGCTCCGGTGGGGCCtgcggccgggccgggccggcaGCCTCACCGTTGAGGTcgggccggggcggggaggcGCCGGCGGCCGGGGCCATGCTGTTCTGGTTGTGCACCTCCACCTGGTGCCGCCAGATGCTGAAGGCCGACTTGAAGGTGCGCATGCACTCCAGGCACGTCAGCTTGCGGTACTCGCACTTGGCCTCGTGCTCGCGCTTGAGCTCGGGCGAGAAGAACCTGAGGCTGCAGTAGGGGCACACGGTGGCCGTGCGGCACAGGCGCTCGTGGTTCCCTTGCTCTAGGAGAGAAGAGAGCTTGGCGTTACACAGGCGGCACAGGTAGAGCTCCGGGCCGCCGCCCGCCGGGCCCCCAGGGGCCGCGCGCTCCCTGGGCCTGGCGGCCCGGCCGGCCCCGAGGGCCTTCTCGCCCGGATGCATCTTCACGTGCTGCTTGAGCTGCGAGAGGAAGCGGTAGGCCTTCCCGCAGGCCGTGCACACGTAGGCGCCCTTGGCCCGGGACCGCAGGCCCCTCTTGATGGCCTGCGCGGGGGAGCCGCCGGGGCCCTGGAAGCCGGGCCGGCCGCGCCGCAGCTTCAGGATCAGGGCCTTCTTGATCTCCCGCTCCCGCACGATGTCGATCAGCTTCCTCTGGAACTTCTCATCCAGGACGGCGTGGGCGCTGGCAGCAGGGGACGGGTTCTTCACGATGCCATGCTGGGTCTGGCAGTGCGTCCACACTTTGAAGTTGGTGTGAAAGCGTTTGTGGCAGATGTCGCAGGCGTAGGGCTTCTCGGGGTTGTGGTACATGTTCACGTGCCGGTGAAGGCCGGCCGTGGATCTAAAGATCTTAAGGCAATGTTTgcatttaaactttttgtttggTCTGGTTCCCTCCAACTCACCGAATTCGTCTTTGCTCAAGTCAGAACCTGGGAAGTCGGCCTCAAGGAGAGGCGGGCTCGAGCCTTCCTCACGGGGGTCTCCCGGGCCCGGTGAGCCCGCGCCCTCAGCCTTGGGCTGCTTGGCTGGCGGCCTCCTGCCCGCCTGGAAGCTCCTTTTAGCCGGGAGCCGGCCGGCGTCCTGCCGGTCGTCCTGCGCCTGCAGGGCCAGGTCTCTGGTGGCGGCCGCGGCGTCCCCCACGGTGACGCGGATGATGTCGCAGGGCTCCGGGGGGCTGTGCGGCTCGGCCTTGACCCGCACCTCGGGCCGCTCTGCCGGCTGAGAGGCGCTGAAGGACCGGAGGCGGTGTGGCTGCGGGGCCGGGGCCCGGGCGTCGGGGGCCGCTGTCTCGCTCGCGTCCTTGGAGGAGAGCCTGGGAGAGAAGGCGCCCCGCACGCCCCCCGCCGCGTCGCCTGCGCCCGAGGACGAGCCCTGGGGGGGCTGCAGgtcggcggcggcgggcgcgtaGACGGGGACCTGGCTGTCCATAGACAGCGAGCGGCGGAGGAGGCTCTTGACCAGCGGGCCACTCCTGTCCACGGCCTGGCCTCCGGGCGCCGGCGCCCCGGCGGGGATCACCAGCCCCAGCCGGGAGTAGTACAGCAGGTTCCTGTCCTCGCCCGGCCCGCCGGCCCGGCCCGCCTCCTTCAGCAGGAAGGGCGTCTCCGGGGAGCCGCGCAGGGCCAGCACGGGTGGCCGCGGGCTCCGCAGCGCCAGCTCCACGGCCACGCCTTTGGGGAGCGGGGCGCTGGCGCCCGGCCTCTCGTCGGCAGCCACCCGGTCCTGCAGGGGCTTTGAAGGCGGCGCCGTGCTCCGCTTGGCCAGGCCGCCTCGGCTCGGCTCCTCAGACGGCCCGGCGAGCTCAGGGGGCCTCCCGAGGCCCGCGGGACCATCTTTCGGCCAACTCTTCTCAGCTGACGCCACATGATGTGGCAGCTCCGTGGGTTTGGGACCGGGGGCCTTACTAGTGTTGGCCTTGACCGCGATGCCGGGCGAGGGCCGGGGAGGGTGGCTCAGATCGGGTGGGTTCTGACTCGCGGTCTTCCCCTGGGCTTCGTTTCTACTTTGACAAACGATGACGCTTCTCTTTTGAGAACTGTTCTCATCGTCTTCCGTGAAGGTCTTCTTTCTGCTGGGACACGCTGGGAACGGGGCCTGGGGCGTCTTAGAAGCGATGTTGGTCAGAAAGGAGATGCCCAGGCTGTAGCCCAGTTCCTGCACGGCAGCCAGGCCGCCCTTCTCCACAAATAAAGACGAAGAATAGATGTAGTTCAACACGTTGTCAAAGGCATCTGGCTCACAGAAGTCAAGCTGGAACACAGTTTGTGACTCGTTCTCCTTATTTGTGAATAAGCTCTGGAAGTATTCACTGCTGGCAGCCAAGACGTTCTTATGCGCTCGGAACTTCTGGTCCCCCACGATGAGGAGCACGTCGCACAGCTGCCCCTTGAGGCGCTCCTCGTTGAGGGCGCTGAGGAGAGAGATGGCGTGGGCTGGGTTGATGTAATGCAGCAGCCCCTCCATGCTCGGGCTTACCTGAAAGACAAACGTACAATCACTGTGAACGCCGCCCAGGTGAGggctcctcaagggcagggagCTGTCTTCTCGCAGGCGCCAATACTTAGCAGACTGTGGCCCGACAAGAGCTTTCTCGATGAACAACCTTACTTAAATAACATGGAAAAGATAAAGACACAAGTCTCACGGCTTAAGCAGGTCATCAATCACTAAAACTGAAGAATTTTAGGAACTAAAGCCTGTGACAGGCATTTCATACCATCAGAAAGGCAGCTAGAACTTGGCGGGTATGTAGAGAAgcaatatttggaaaaaaggCTTATTATTCAGGGCCCTCATCCAGCTGATGTGTAATTCTAGTCCTTACTAGCTCGGAGAGAAAGCAGGAAGTACCAAACCCCATAAAGTCCAGAATTCTGAAAGGAAAGCAGTTTTATTACTGGATGTGATTAAACACAAT from Hippopotamus amphibius kiboko isolate mHipAmp2 chromosome 10, mHipAmp2.hap2, whole genome shotgun sequence encodes:
- the ZBTB21 gene encoding zinc finger and BTB domain-containing protein 21 isoform X2, which translates into the protein MEGLLHYINPAHAISLLSALNEERLKGQLCDVLLIVGDQKFRAHKNVLAASSEYFQSLFTNKENESQTVFQLDFCEPDAFDNVLNYIYSSSLFVEKGGLAAVQELGYSLGISFLTNIASKTPQAPFPACPSRKKTFTEDDENSSQKRSVIVCQSRNEAQGKTASQNPPDLSHPPRPSPGIAVKANTSKAPGPKPTELPHHVASAEKSWPKDGPAGLGRPPELAGPSEEPSRGGLAKRSTAPPSKPLQDRVAADERPGASAPLPKGVAVELALRSPRPPVLALRGSPETPFLLKEAGRAGGPGEDRNLLYYSRLGLVIPAGAPAPGGQAVDRSGPLVKSLLRRSLSMDSQVPVYAPAAADLQPPQGSSSGAGDAAGGVRGAFSPRLSSKDASETAAPDARAPAPQPHRLRSFSASQPAERPEVRVKAEPHSPPEPCDIIRVTVGDAAAATRDLALQAQDDRQDAGRLPAKRSFQAGRRPPAKQPKAEGAGSPGPGDPREEGSSPPLLEADFPGSDLSKDEFGELEGTRPNKKFKCKHCLKIFRSTAGLHRHVNMYHNPEKPYACDICHKRFHTNFKVWTHCQTQHGIVKNPSPAASAHAVLDEKFQRKLIDIVREREIKKALILKLRRGRPGFQGPGGSPAQAIKRGLRSRAKGAYVCTACGKAYRFLSQLKQHVKMHPGEKALGAGRAARPRERAAPGGPAGGGPELYLCRLCNAKLSSLLEQGNHERLCRTATVCPYCSLRFFSPELKREHEAKCEYRKLTCLECMRTFKSAFSIWRHQVEVHNQNSMAPAAGASPPRPDLNGEAAGPARPQAPPEPGRPDPAAAAKDDPAGGSGPEPVNFDSEDSSCLPEDLSLSRPLKIQVKEEPAEEAEEEAPEAGAAPKDLWPCEKCGKTFPAPKQLERHQELLCSVKPFICHVCNKAFRTNFRLWSHFQSHMAQAAEDPAHREPEVGPGPTGSPSPPPLPPPLPKIQPLEPDSPTGLPENPAPATDKLFAPRESDTLFYHAPPLSAITFKRQFMCKLCHRTFKTAFSLWSHEQTHN
- the ZBTB21 gene encoding zinc finger and BTB domain-containing protein 21 isoform X1 gives rise to the protein MPCPVPDAGAAEVSPSMEGLLHYINPAHAISLLSALNEERLKGQLCDVLLIVGDQKFRAHKNVLAASSEYFQSLFTNKENESQTVFQLDFCEPDAFDNVLNYIYSSSLFVEKGGLAAVQELGYSLGISFLTNIASKTPQAPFPACPSRKKTFTEDDENSSQKRSVIVCQSRNEAQGKTASQNPPDLSHPPRPSPGIAVKANTSKAPGPKPTELPHHVASAEKSWPKDGPAGLGRPPELAGPSEEPSRGGLAKRSTAPPSKPLQDRVAADERPGASAPLPKGVAVELALRSPRPPVLALRGSPETPFLLKEAGRAGGPGEDRNLLYYSRLGLVIPAGAPAPGGQAVDRSGPLVKSLLRRSLSMDSQVPVYAPAAADLQPPQGSSSGAGDAAGGVRGAFSPRLSSKDASETAAPDARAPAPQPHRLRSFSASQPAERPEVRVKAEPHSPPEPCDIIRVTVGDAAAATRDLALQAQDDRQDAGRLPAKRSFQAGRRPPAKQPKAEGAGSPGPGDPREEGSSPPLLEADFPGSDLSKDEFGELEGTRPNKKFKCKHCLKIFRSTAGLHRHVNMYHNPEKPYACDICHKRFHTNFKVWTHCQTQHGIVKNPSPAASAHAVLDEKFQRKLIDIVREREIKKALILKLRRGRPGFQGPGGSPAQAIKRGLRSRAKGAYVCTACGKAYRFLSQLKQHVKMHPGEKALGAGRAARPRERAAPGGPAGGGPELYLCRLCNAKLSSLLEQGNHERLCRTATVCPYCSLRFFSPELKREHEAKCEYRKLTCLECMRTFKSAFSIWRHQVEVHNQNSMAPAAGASPPRPDLNGEAAGPARPQAPPEPGRPDPAAAAKDDPAGGSGPEPVNFDSEDSSCLPEDLSLSRPLKIQVKEEPAEEAEEEAPEAGAAPKDLWPCEKCGKTFPAPKQLERHQELLCSVKPFICHVCNKAFRTNFRLWSHFQSHMAQAAEDPAHREPEVGPGPTGSPSPPPLPPPLPKIQPLEPDSPTGLPENPAPATDKLFAPRESDTLFYHAPPLSAITFKRQFMCKLCHRTFKTAFSLWSHEQTHN